Proteins encoded within one genomic window of Episyrphus balteatus chromosome 1, idEpiBalt1.1, whole genome shotgun sequence:
- the LOC129909230 gene encoding craniofacial development protein 2-like, with the protein MWIGGRLRQNVLSFNCVNERLTTIRIKAKFTNISLICAHAPTEEKDDTTKDNFYELLEKTYEQIPSYDIKIVLGDFNAKLGREDIFGSTVGKHSLHDNTSDNGFRLVDFAAGQNVVIASTRFPHLKIHKGTWKSPDQSTVNQIDHIAIDARHSSSIMDVRTFRGANIDSDHYLVVANVRMQISRPSPTQGNTVRMFNVGRLQSQEIARSYSDRVSNNLLRSPTPPAASIDNQWQHCQEAIRDAASEVLGFTRPPQRNPWFDDECRQAHAAKQKAYKAALHRRTRAANELYKRKRTEEHRLLRRKKRQHEKEAIVEIEGCYNRNEVRKFYQKVKRTSQGYKPRTEA; encoded by the coding sequence ATGTGGATCGGAGGCAGACTCAGGCAGAACGTCCTGAGTTTTAACTGCGTCAACGAGCGCCTCACCACAATCCGCATAAAGGCTAAATTCACCAACATAAGCCTGATATGTGCACACGCCCCCACGGAAGAGAAAGACGATACCACCAAAGATAATTTCTACGAGCTCCTCGAAAAAACCTACGAGCAAATCCCAAGCTACGACATTAAAATTGTCCTGGGTGATTTTAATGCAAAGCTAGGAAGAGAAGATATCTTTGGAAGCACAGTCGGAAAGCATAGCCTGCACGACAACACATCCGATAACGGATTCAGACTAGTCGACTTTGCTGCGGGGCAAAATGTTGTCATAGCAAGTACGCGTTTCCCGCATCTCAAGATTCATAAAGGGACATGGAAATCTCCAGATCAATCAACCGTCAACCAGATTGACCACATTGCGATCGACGCTAGACACTCCTCCAGTATTATGGACGTCCGAACGTTCCGAGGAGCCAACATTGACTCTGACCACTACCTGGTTGTAGCCAATGTACGGATGCAGATTTCCAGACCATCGCCAACACAAGGAAATACTGTGAGGATGTTTAACGTCGGGCGACTACAATCGCAAGAGATTGCCAGGTCCTATTCCGATCGTGTCTCGAATAATCTCTTAAGAAGTCCTACGCCGCCAGCAGCAAGTATAGATAACCAGTGGCAGCACTGCCAAGAAGCCATTAGAGATGCCGCCTCTGAAGTGCTGGGTTTCACAAGGCCACCACAACGAAACCCCTGGTTTGATGATGAATGCCGGCAAGCACATGCAGCTAAACAGAAAGCATACAAAGCGGCGCTGCACAGAAGGACCAGAGCTGCCAATGAGCTCTACAAGCGGAAAAGAACAGAGGAACATCGGCTTCTCAGGAGAAAAAAGAGGCAACACGAGAAAGAAGCGATCGTGGAAATAGAGGGATGCTATAACAGGAATGAAGTTCGTAAGTTTTACCAGAAGGTAAAAAGAACATCTCAGGGGTATAAACCTAGAACTGAAGCCTGA
- the LOC129916405 gene encoding maltase A1-like has translation MKLNVALVLVISTILIAEAKDWWMNGNFYQIYPRSFRDSDGDGIGDLNGVTEKLQYLKDVGFTAAWLSPIFKSPMADFGYDISDFYQIHPEYGTIQDFENLIKKAKEVGLKIILDFVPNHTSDENEWFKKSIDGDPKYKDYYIWHNGVVDPVTGERKPPSNWLSAFRYSAWEWNEVRQQYYLHQFAIKQPDLNYRNPAVVEEMKNVMRFWLAKGISGFRIDACPFLFEVDLDRNGLYADEPAVTSGCPDPDDYCHLQHIYTNDLPETMDMIYQWRELTDSFKKENGSDTKILLTEAYTNFGTMMKYYGDGTRKGSYVPFNFDFMGNVNKDSKATDVVTNVNKWLNAMPKGKDFYPNWVLGNHDSKRVASRFGVERADLINIMLQTLPGNAVTYNGEELAMTDVFIKWEDTVDPQACNANPNNFNTYSRDPARTPFQWDASPNAGFTEGSETWLPVSEDYKTKNVLMQERAPNSHLQIFKKLIRLRQEPSMQDLYNLQIKAIADDIVIYSRYTEGSNRYVIILNLGSTTQTININDHFPVGQKVEIITSSITSDYSDGEVIDATRFSAKGQVGTVVVAV, from the exons atgaaattaaacgTAGCTTTAGTTTTAGTGATATCCACTATTTTAATTGCTGAGGCAAAAGATTGGTGGATGAAtggaaatttttatcaaatctacCCACGATCTTTCCGCGATAGTGATGGCGATGGAATTGGAGATCTGAATG gaGTCACGGAAAAACTTCAATATCTGAAGGATGTCGGATTCACTGCAGCATGGCTTTCCCCTATTTTCAAATCACCAATGGCCGATTTTGGTTATGACATTTCCGATTTCTATCAAATTCATCCTGAGTACGGAACCATTCAagatttcgaaaatttaataaaaaaagcaaaggaAGTCGGTCTTAAGATAATTCTAGATTTTGTACCAAACCACACCAGTGATGAAAATGAATGGTTCAAAAAATCTATAGATGGAGATCCAAAATACAAGGATTATTACATTTGGCATAATGGCGTCGTAGATCCAGTTACTGGCGAACGTAAGCCTCCAAGCAACTGGCTAAGCGCCTTTCGATATAGTGCATGGGAATGGAATGAAGTACGACAGCAATATTACCTTCATCAATTTGCAATTAAACAACCCGATTTGAATTACCGCAATCCGGCTGTAGTTGAGGAAATGAAAAATGTAATGCGTTTTTGGTTAGCTAAAGGTATAAGCGGCTTCCGTATTGACGCTTGTCCATTTTTGTTCGAAGTAGATTTAGACCGTAATGGCTTATATGCGGATGAACCAGCAGTAACTAGCGGTTGTCCAGATCCAGATGATTACTGTCATTTACAGCATATTTACACAAATGATCTTCCAGAAACAATGGACATGATCTATCAATGGCGAGAGCTAACTGACAGCTTCAAAAAGGAAAACGGAAGTGACACAAAAATATTGCTAACAGAGGCTTATACCAATTTTGGAACTATGATGAAATACTATGGTGATGGCACACGCAAGGGATCCTATGTTCCGTTCAATTTCGATTTCATGGGCAATGTCAACAAGGACAGCAAAGCAACTGATGTAGTGACAAATGTAAATAAATGGTTGAATGCAATGCCAAAAGGAAAGGACTTTTATCCAAATTGGGTGTTGGGTAATCATGATAGTAAAAGAGTTGCATCTCGTTTTGGTGTTGAGAGAGCTGATCTGATAAATATTATGCTTCAAACTCTTCCTGGAAATGCTGTTACCTACAATGGAGAAGAACTGGCAATGACAGATGTATTTATAAAGTGGGAGGACACCGTTGATCCACAGGCTTGTAACGCTAATCCAAACAACTTCAATACATACTCCCGAGATCCAGCTAGAACACCCTTCCAGTGGGACGCTTCACCCAATGCAG GTTTCACTGAAGGATCAGAAACGTGGTTGCCAGTTTCAGAAGATTACAAAACTAAGAATGTTTTGATGCAAGAAAGGGCCCCAAACAGCCATttacaaatattcaaaaaacttaTTCGTCTCAGACAAGAACCATCCATGCAGGATTTGTATAATTTACAAATCAAAGCAATAGCGGATGATATTGTTATCTATAGCAG GTATACTGAGGGCAGCAATAGATACGTCATTATATTGAACCTAGGTTCGACAACTCAAACAATTAATATCAATGATCATTTCCCCGTTGGacaaaaagttgaaataattaCCTCTTCCATTACATCAGATTACAGCGATGG gGAGGTCATTGACGCAACGAGGTTTTCTGCCAAGGGACAAGTCGGAACTGTGGTTGTCGCTGTTTag
- the LOC129916421 gene encoding maltase A1-like, with protein sequence MKLSLGLVLVIATVVVNADWWQSGNFYQIYPRSFRDTDGDGIGDLNGVTEKLQYLKDVGFTAAWLSPIFKSPMADFGYDISDFYKIHPEYGTLQDFENMIKKAKEIGMKIILDFVPNHTSDENEWFKKSVDGDPKYKDYYVWHNGIVDPVTGERKPPSNWLSAFRYSAWEWNEVRQQYYLHQFAIKQPDLNYRNPAVVEEMKNVMRYWLAKGISGFRIDACPFLFEIDLDSNGVYPDEPAVTSGCPDPDDYCHLQHIYTNDRPETFDMVYQWRELAENYKKENGSDTKILLTEAYTSFENMMKFYGSGTRKGSYVPFNFDFMGNINKDSKATDVVTNVNKWLNAMPKGKDFYPNWVLGNHDNKRLASRFGVERADLLNIMLQTLPGNAVTYNGEELAMTDVYISWADTVDPQACNANPNNFNDYSRDPARTPFQWDASSNAGFTEGNDTWLPVSGDYKTKNVLMQERAPHSHLQIFKKLIRLRKEPSMQDIYNLDIKSVNNIVIYSRYTQGSDRYVIILNLGTTDQTIDISSYFPTVRRVEVITTSIQSNYNDGEVIDATRFVAKGQVGTVVVQI encoded by the exons ATGAAGCTTAGTCTAGGCTTAGTCCTAGTAATTGCAACTGTGGTTGTAAATGCTGATTGGTGGCAAAGcggaaatttttatcaaatctatcCGCGCTCCTTTCGGGATACTGATGGTGATGGAATCGGGGATCTAAACG GTGTCACCGAAAAGCTTCAGTACCTCAAGGATGTCGGTTTTACAGCAGCATGGCTTTCCCCAATTTTCAAATCACCAATGGCCGATTTTGGTTATGACATTTCTGATTTCTATAAAATACACCCAGAATATGGAACCCTTCAAGATTTTGAAAACATGATTAAGAAAGCCAAGGAAATTGGCATGAAGATCATTCTAGATTTTGTGCCAAACCATACCAGTGACGAAAATGAATGGTTCAAAAAATCTGTAGATGGAGATCCAAAATACAAGGATTATTACGTTTGGCACAATGGAATTGTAGACCCAGTTACTGGCGAACGTAAACCTCCAAGCAATTGGCTCAGTGCGTTTCGATATAGCGCATGGGAATGGAATGAAGTACGACAGCAATATTACCTTCATCAATTTGCAATAAAACAACCCGATTTGAATTATCGCAATCCGGCTGTAGTTGAGGAAATGAAAAATGTAATGCGTTACTGGTTAGCTAAAGGTATAAGCGGATTCCGTATTGACGCTTGTCCATTTTTGTTCGAAATAGACTTGGATTCCAATGGTGTCTATCCAGACGAACCAGCAGTAACTAGCGGTTGTCCCGATCCAGATGATTATTGTCATTTACAGCACATCTATACCAATGATCGACCAGAAACTTTTGACATGGTGTACCAATGGCGTGAGCTAgctgaaaattataaaaaggaaAACGGAAGTGATACGAAAATATTGCTCACAGAAGCATACACTAGCTTTGAAAATATGATGAAATTTTATGGCAGTGGCACGAGGAAAGGGTCCTATGttccatttaattttgatttcatGGGTAACATCAACAAGGACAGCAAAGCAACTGATGTAGTGACAAATGTAAATAAATGGTTGAATGCAATGCCGAAAGGAAAGGACTTTTATCCAAATTGGGTATTGGGAAATCATGATAACAAACGATTAGCGTCAAGATTTGGGGTTGAACGCGCTGATTTGCTCAATATTATGCTTCAAACGCTTCCTGGAAATGCTGTAACTTATAATGGTGAGGAACTAGCCATGACAGATGTTTATATTAGTTGGGCCGACACTGTCGATCCACAAGCATGTAATGCCAACCCGAATAATTTCAATGATTACTCCCGTGATCCAGCCAGAACACCCTTCCAATGGGATGCCTCCTCTAACGCAG GTTTTACGGAAGGCAATGATACGTGGCTGCCTGTTTCGGGAGattataaaaccaaaaatgttCTAATGCAAGAAAGAGCTCCACACAGTCATTTGCAGATTTTCAAGAAGCTCATTCGCCTACGAAAAGAACCTTCAATGCAGGACATATATAATCTTGACATCAAATCAGTGAATAATATTGTCATTTATAGCAG atacACACAAGGTAGTGATAGGTATGTTATCATTTTGAATTTGGGAACAACGGATCAAACTATTGACATCAGTTCATATTTCCCAACCGTCAGAAGGGTGGAAGTTATAACAACATCAATTCAATCTAACTACAACGATGG AGAGGTGATCGATGCGACAAGATTTGTTGCCAAGGGACAAGTTGGAACTGTTGTTgttcaaatttaa